A single window of Sulfitobacter sp. JL08 DNA harbors:
- the soxY gene encoding thiosulfate oxidation carrier protein SoxY yields MNLSRRETLALGLGAVALTIMPYRANAAADDLIAAFTGGAEVTDGGVTLTAPEIAENGNTVPIEVSAEGAEAIMVLALGNPTPPVATFKFGPLAGAQAASTRIRLAGTQDVVAIAKMSDGSFKRASSTVKVTIGGCGG; encoded by the coding sequence ATGAATCTCTCACGACGCGAAACACTGGCATTGGGACTTGGCGCTGTCGCGCTGACAATCATGCCATACCGCGCCAACGCTGCGGCAGATGACCTGATTGCGGCATTCACCGGCGGGGCCGAGGTAACGGATGGTGGCGTCACGCTGACCGCGCCGGAAATCGCTGAAAATGGCAACACCGTTCCGATCGAAGTCAGCGCTGAAGGCGCCGAGGCGATCATGGTTCTGGCGCTAGGCAACCCGACGCCCCCCGTGGCCACCTTCAAGTTCGGCCCGCTGGCCGGCGCGCAGGCCGCCAGCACCCGTATCCGTCTGGCAGGCACGCAGGATGTCGTGGCGATCGCCAAGATGAGCGACGGCAGCTTCAAGCGGGCTTCGTCCACGGTAAAAGTCACAATTGGCGGCTGCGGCGGCTAA
- the soxZ gene encoding thiosulfate oxidation carrier complex protein SoxZ, giving the protein MAEGVKPRVKVPKTAAAGEAVQIKTLISHQMESGQRKDKEGNVIPRSIINRFTCDFNGQNVIDVTLEPAISTNPYIEFSATVPEAGEFKFTWYDDDGSVYEDAKAIAIG; this is encoded by the coding sequence ATGGCAGAAGGTGTAAAACCCCGCGTCAAAGTCCCGAAAACAGCGGCAGCCGGCGAAGCGGTCCAGATCAAGACCCTGATTTCGCACCAGATGGAAAGCGGTCAGCGCAAGGACAAGGAAGGCAATGTGATCCCGCGTTCGATCATCAACCGCTTTACCTGTGACTTCAATGGCCAGAACGTCATTGACGTGACGCTGGAACCGGCGATTTCGACCAACCCCTATATCGAATTTTCGGCCACTGTGCCGGAGGCCGGTGAATTCAAATTCACTTGGTATGACGATGACGGATCGGTCTACGAAGACGCAAAAGCGATTGCCATCGGGTAA
- the soxA gene encoding sulfur oxidation c-type cytochrome SoxA, which translates to MTLKPITAAIALLAGTSTLAFADENAKLVVNGEIEMVTQTAAPEHAENLSEIYSGWVFRTDETQVLQMDDFDNPGMVFVDLGLDQWNAVEGSEGKSCASCHEDVETSMKGVRAVYPKWNETAGEVRTLAHQINDCRENQMGAEKWKYDGGDMANMEALISVQSRGMPVNVAIDGPVQSTWEAGKEMYYTRFGQLELSCANCHEENYGNMIRADHLSQGQINGFPVYRLKNAKLNTSHARFKGCVRDTRAETFKPGSPEFVALELYVASRGNGLSVEGPSVRN; encoded by the coding sequence ATGACATTAAAACCAATAACAGCGGCAATCGCACTGCTGGCAGGAACGTCGACACTGGCGTTTGCCGACGAAAACGCCAAACTGGTCGTGAACGGCGAGATCGAAATGGTCACGCAAACCGCCGCGCCGGAGCATGCTGAAAACCTGTCGGAGATCTATTCCGGCTGGGTGTTCCGGACTGACGAAACCCAGGTATTGCAGATGGATGATTTCGACAATCCGGGCATGGTGTTTGTCGATCTTGGTCTGGACCAGTGGAATGCCGTTGAAGGCAGCGAAGGCAAATCCTGCGCAAGTTGCCACGAAGACGTGGAAACCAGCATGAAGGGTGTGCGCGCTGTCTATCCGAAATGGAATGAAACTGCGGGCGAGGTGCGCACCCTTGCGCATCAGATCAATGATTGCCGCGAAAACCAGATGGGTGCGGAAAAGTGGAAGTATGATGGTGGCGACATGGCCAACATGGAGGCGCTGATCAGCGTTCAATCGCGCGGCATGCCGGTGAATGTTGCAATCGACGGTCCGGTGCAGTCGACATGGGAAGCGGGCAAGGAAATGTACTATACCCGCTTTGGCCAGCTTGAACTGTCCTGTGCGAATTGCCACGAAGAAAACTATGGCAACATGATCCGCGCAGATCACCTGAGCCAGGGCCAGATCAACGGATTTCCGGTGTACCGCCTGAAAAACGCAAAGCTGAACACATCGCACGCGCGTTTTAAGGGGTGTGTCCGTGACACCCGCGCCGAAACGTTCAAGCCCGGCAGCCCTGAATTTGTGGCCTTGGAGCTTTACGTTGCAAGCCGCGGCAACGGTTTGTCGGTCGAAGGGCCGTCAGTTCGTAACTGA
- the soxX gene encoding sulfur oxidation c-type cytochrome SoxX, whose protein sequence is MRFSSLTFAACIAAAGAVSAAEGIAPGDVSYDDGAVAASLSGAAGDAENGRSVMTNRGLGNCIACHEVTALKDAPFHGEVGPPLDGAADRWSEAELRGIVANAKMTFDGSVMPAFYKTSGFIRPGDGYTGDAATSIEPILSAQDVEDVVAFLMTLKE, encoded by the coding sequence ATGAGGTTTTCATCTTTGACATTTGCGGCCTGCATTGCAGCAGCAGGGGCCGTATCTGCCGCAGAAGGCATTGCACCGGGCGATGTGTCCTATGACGACGGTGCCGTTGCAGCATCGCTTAGCGGGGCCGCAGGAGATGCGGAAAACGGACGTTCGGTCATGACGAACCGCGGGTTGGGCAATTGCATTGCCTGCCACGAAGTCACCGCGTTGAAAGATGCGCCGTTTCACGGCGAAGTCGGGCCACCGCTTGATGGTGCCGCAGACCGTTGGAGCGAAGCGGAACTGCGCGGCATCGTGGCCAATGCCAAGATGACATTTGACGGCAGCGTAATGCCCGCGTTCTACAAGACCAGCGGATTTATCCGCCCCGGCGATGGCTATACCGGCGACGCAGCCACCTCGATCGAACCGATCCTGTCGGCACAGGACGTGGAAGATGTGGTCGCCTTTCTGATGACACTGAAGGAATAA
- the soxB gene encoding thiosulfohydrolase SoxB, whose amino-acid sequence MISRRDFLQVGMAASALVGASGFGNWARLAAQQSLTQDQLLEFDTFGNVSLIHVTDIHAQLKPIYFREPEVNIGVGPNKGEVPHVTGADFRKLYGIDDGSPSAYALTYNDFTSLAQAYGRVGGLDRVSTVINSIRAARPDALLLDGGDTWHGSYTCYQTEGQDMVNVMNALKPDAMTFHWEFTLGSARVQEIVDGLPFAALGQNIFDAEWDEPSELFKPYKFFERGGVKIAVIGQAFPYMPIANPGWMFPEYSFGIRDENMQAMVDEVRDMGAELVVCLSHNGFDVDKKMAGRVSGIDVILSGHTHDALPEPVLVGDTIIIASGSNGKFVSRVDLDVRDGQMMGFRHKLIPIFSDVIAPDPVITSLIDEQRAPYKAELEQVIGQSESLLYRRGNFNGTWDDLICDALISERDADIAMSPGVRWGPSILPGQDITREDIWNVTSMTYGKAYRTEMTGEFIHVILEDVGDNLFNPDPYYQQGGDMVRIGGMGYRIDITKPQGQRITDMTLLKTGEAIDPAKSYVVAGWASVNEGTEGPQIWDVVENHIAKLGTVSVAPNTSVKVVGT is encoded by the coding sequence ATGATTTCTCGCCGTGATTTTTTGCAAGTTGGAATGGCCGCATCGGCCCTTGTGGGGGCGTCCGGTTTTGGAAACTGGGCCCGTCTGGCGGCGCAGCAATCCCTGACACAGGATCAACTGCTGGAATTCGACACCTTCGGCAACGTGTCGCTGATCCACGTGACGGACATTCACGCGCAACTGAAACCGATCTATTTTCGCGAACCCGAGGTCAATATCGGCGTTGGCCCGAACAAGGGCGAAGTGCCCCACGTCACCGGCGCGGATTTCCGCAAACTCTACGGAATAGACGATGGCAGCCCCTCTGCCTATGCGCTGACATACAATGATTTCACGTCGCTGGCGCAGGCCTATGGCCGTGTTGGCGGGCTGGATCGTGTATCAACAGTGATCAATTCGATCCGTGCCGCGCGCCCCGACGCGCTGCTGCTGGATGGCGGTGATACATGGCACGGCAGCTACACCTGCTATCAGACCGAAGGGCAGGACATGGTCAACGTGATGAATGCGTTGAAACCGGACGCCATGACATTCCATTGGGAATTCACACTCGGCTCGGCGCGTGTGCAGGAAATTGTGGACGGCTTGCCTTTTGCCGCGCTGGGACAGAACATTTTTGATGCGGAATGGGATGAACCGTCAGAACTCTTCAAGCCGTACAAGTTTTTTGAACGCGGCGGCGTCAAGATCGCTGTGATCGGGCAGGCGTTTCCCTATATGCCGATCGCCAATCCGGGCTGGATGTTCCCCGAATACAGTTTCGGCATCCGCGACGAGAACATGCAGGCGATGGTGGACGAAGTGCGCGATATGGGCGCGGAACTTGTAGTATGCCTGTCCCATAACGGCTTTGACGTCGACAAGAAGATGGCAGGCCGCGTCAGCGGAATAGATGTGATCCTGTCAGGCCATACCCATGATGCATTGCCCGAACCTGTGCTGGTCGGGGATACCATCATCATTGCGTCGGGCAGCAACGGCAAATTTGTCAGTCGCGTTGATCTGGATGTGCGCGACGGGCAGATGATGGGCTTTCGCCACAAGCTGATCCCGATCTTTTCCGATGTGATCGCGCCCGATCCCGTGATCACCAGCCTGATTGACGAACAGCGCGCGCCCTACAAGGCCGAACTGGAACAGGTCATCGGGCAGTCGGAATCGCTGCTCTACCGTCGCGGCAATTTCAACGGCACCTGGGATGATCTGATCTGTGATGCGCTGATATCGGAACGTGATGCAGATATCGCAATGTCCCCCGGTGTGCGCTGGGGTCCGTCGATCCTGCCGGGGCAGGATATCACCCGTGAAGATATCTGGAATGTCACGTCGATGACCTACGGCAAGGCATACCGTACCGAAATGACGGGCGAATTCATCCATGTCATTCTGGAAGATGTCGGCGACAACCTGTTCAACCCCGATCCCTATTACCAGCAGGGCGGTGACATGGTGCGCATCGGTGGCATGGGCTACCGCATTGATATCACCAAACCGCAGGGCCAGCGGATCACCGATATGACCTTGCTGAAAACCGGCGAGGCGATCGATCCGGCGAAGTCCTATGTTGTGGCAGGCTGGGCATCGGTCAACGAAGGCACCGAAGGGCCGCAGATCTGGGACGTGGTGGAAAACCACATCGCCAAGCTGGGCACGGTCAGCGTGGCACCCAATACATCTGTCAAAGTCGTGGGCACCTGA